The Helicoverpa armigera isolate CAAS_96S chromosome 23, ASM3070526v1, whole genome shotgun sequence genomic sequence GACATGCGTATTGGTAAACACTCTATGCGGCCCATCTGCGAGGAACGCATTTAAAATTCCAATTGAAGCTATGTACTGATTTTATTAGGACAGGGCAATGTTGGTTGGATCCCTTTACACACTAAGTTACCTTTACATTCTTTTTGACTTACCCAGCAGGTATTTCACTCATCATCCATTCAGCTATGACCAAGTCAAACTTTTCGTTGGGGTCACTCAAAATCTTCTGCACGTTCTCGTTTTTAATCATTGCCTTAGACATCTCAGTCATCATATAAGACATGAACAATGCATGTAAACTCATATTTTTCCCTTCCATCAATGATTTTAACGTCATCAAGTCCTCTAGAATAGGataaatttattgtttgttagaCTCAGATGGTTTAATACCTGAGCATCAATAGTCTCAGACAGATATTAGGTCCATTAATCTTCAATAGATTTATAAGGGTATTGCGTTTtccttaaaatgttttatgcttCGGTTTTGTTTTGCTACGACTTAGACTTTGTTGATATTAAAGGCGTGAGTATTAATTGACTTTTAACGTACTTTTATGTTTAAAGTCAATTCAAGTGTAAATTAAGACTTACTAGGTAAGAGGTCCAAGAGACTACTGACATCAATCTGACGAAGAGCCGAGGGAGCATTCTTGTACTCATATGGTGTGATGTATGTTACCTGGAAGAATACAAAGGAACAATATTCAACTTCAGATACAGAAAAAGTCTAATGCAATTATGTAAACCAACCAGAGTGGCTTatcacaatataataattacactATCTGTCCGATATTTTGCTATCTTGAGTGATTAGTCAATAGTCATCGTatcataatgttttattgttatttttatagtattaaaatgaaaaagattTCTAGTACTAACCGATTTCgaaattttttgtttcttttgaacCCCTTTTAGTACGTACCACGGTAACTATTTCGTAATTCCGGCAGAACATTAAACTACCCTAAAGAATAATTTACCTCATGACCAGCTTTCAGCATATTCCTGACAATTCCATCTCCTAGATTGGCATGACTCCTGGAGGGAAGCGGGTACACCACCAGGATCTTTGAAGCATCCCCTATTGCGAGCATGATGCTGAACAGCACCCAACATATTTTCGTCTTCTCCATAGTCTATAATGAAAAGTTGTTGAACAATTTAGATAAATACGAAATCAATAAATGAAGAGGAGATTTCTCTTTAATGATaatggtcagtgggtcgtcttaggggcggagttatttattaaattaacaagaATTACTTGACTAAGAATGGGCATTCCTAGCCAATCATGAACTTGTGTTGCAAAATGATAACCCTGACAATTAGGAATCTCTTCTTACAGGAGTTGCATGTAAGTCCAACATAATAGTATAGATAGATCTAAGTCTTCAATAATGTGCTTTTAAAAGGTGTGGTTTACTTTAATTATAGTAACAAAGTTTGATATCAAGGCAATGCACTTTTACATGGATGCCCTCCAAACATTGTACAAGAAACATCTCACCGAATAtcatttcaaatcaaataaaaaactacacgatgatcatttaataaaattgataacaaAATACACTCACGTTAACAGCTCCTTAAAAATTATGCACCACTTATATTCGTATTTCTTATCAATCCCATTTAATTGTTGTAAAAGACCAGCGTACTTACGCGcagaaaacaaatattgtgAATGATATAGTAGCCATCGTAGATATGAATTATATACCTATGTCTTAATCTGTAATCAGTAGATTAAACTGCACGTAAGGCCTATCTTCAGATAACTTAGTGAAAACTACACTCGCGTCACTCGCGTTTGGGGTCTCATTCTCATCTCATAAGTAAGAAGTTGTGAtgatgaaagagtaacaaacttaGATCCGTTCATTGAAATTTGAATGTAAGTCTCTTACATAAGAATGAtgaatatttgaaatttttCATCCAATTCGTAGGACTTTACTCGAGGTGTGGGAGACGCCGTAGGACCCATCAAGACAGAAAATGGAAAAGCATCTACCAGCATCTGAAAATTAGTGATCGATGGTTATCATGACAGTTCTGCCCACCACTTGCATGCATAAATAAGAGCATACCTATATAAAACGACAGCAAACGCTGAAGACTGGTATCTGGATTTCTGGAtaatcagaataacataaatacGACTGCAATTTCATCATATTGTTGTCAAGCCGTCCATACGAggtctgtttaaaaaaataagatgacTTTTCGAAATTGGCTTGCTATAAATACTGTCTACGCACACTCGATTATCGATAAAACATTGTTAGGTTGATTTTAAGAGGCATAGCAGTATGAAGTGTCTTTATTGGTTATTTTCTGATATCCAAGAAATAGAAGGAAGAccttattaagtaattttacataaaactttgAAACGTCACAAGGGATAGTAACTATGCTGTCATCcgcaaacattgttatagacAATTCTAGGGATAAGGGCATATCATTCACATataatatgaacaaaaatgGTCCCATAACGCTTCCCTGTGGTACACCGAATGTAGTACGTTCTCTTGATCTGACTATATCTTGCCTATCGACAATATTAATACGGCTAACTTCGGTAATTTGTGTTCTATTCTCTAAATATGACCTACTTTTGCACGTTACCTCTAATACCATAAATTTCTGATTTATTGAGTAACATATTGTAATGGACATAATCAATCGCCTGAGTCATGTCGTTCAATAAAGCATATATAGGGTTTCGTCTATCCATGTTACTGACGATATTATTCGAAAAGTCAAACACTGCCATGTTGATGGTTCAATGCTGTCTGAATCCTGTTTTGTGCTCCACAAAGTATTTCGTATTTTTCcatgtaattaaaatgtatttctcAAATAGTTCAAGTATCTTGTAGTTTGAATTAAGGTACGAAAGAAAAGAACCAGAGTTttcactgatatttttttattaacagcattaaaaattcttacacatcttataaaataaataacaaactaaTTCCTAATTATTCTTCTTCGAGCTTTTTGACTTCCCAGAGCGGAAATACCTCCACGCACGTTTTAACAGAATGTATGCAAGTGTTAAAACGATTGTGAGGACCACGGCAAGGTCCAAGAACATTTTCTGGTAGAACGGAACGCCCAGCGCGGGAGAGCGGAGATGGCGGGCGCCTCGCGTGCGAATCACATGGTTCACCCAATGAATCAACTCATCTCCCGGCTTCACAGGACGATCGTGATGGATGACGGACAACTCCTTCGCCTTTTCGGCGTacctgaaattataaattaaatagggTGATGGGCTGTTTTCGTTAACTTTCAAGTACCTACACTTTATAATGGGATCCACAGAATTGAGGATGGGTAAAAAGATAACAGTAACGCTTAAAATCCAGCCTTTTATGAGGAACTTAGCTAATTACTCTCATGACCCAAAACGACGGGTTCTCTCTATATGAACCATACCTATTAATTACAAAGTATATCAGCCTGAACAGCTCTAAATTATAACATGTTTGATAAACGCCCTCTTTAAGAACTAACCTTTTGTCAGTAACAACTTCAAGTATAGCTTTTTTAAGCTCTCCAGCCATTGTGTACGACAGATCCACCCTTTTCGCAAAGCCTCTTATTTCTGCTCTATGCACATTGATGAACTGGTCTGCAAAGACCGGTATACCAATGATCGGTACTCCGAAATGGACAGTCTCAGTCGTTGATAAGAGACCACCATGAGTAATGAACACGCGAAGGTTCGGGTGAgctgaaaagaaaaaagtttaatgAGTCAACCAACATTAGAAGAATTAGAATACAGAGGTATTATCTCATGATGCCGTCTTGAATAATAGACCCCAAGGCCAGACACAATCAGAATATATTGTCGATAGATTGAACCTTTAAAAAACTAGAACACGAAACACTTAAAGTactcaaaaaaaatgtttacaaacgCACCAAGAATAGACTGTTGTGGTGCCCATTTAAGGATGTGAATATTTGAAGGCAGGTTCGGCAAGACCTCTTCAAACTTCCACAGCACTGTGTATGGGAGGCTTCCAAACATCTCCACCAGGCTAGCCTTGAGCTCGTCCGGCATGTCTGCACTCTTCAAGTTTGAACCCATACTGAAGTAGATCACCCCATTCTTAGCTCCGTCCATCAATTTTTGCAAgtcctgaaaaatattttcatttgtatgAACTTACAATATTCTTTAAACATGACAATTTGACAAGTAGGTAAAATTCTCGTCAAGTTATGGGTATAGTGgacacataatttattaaaattgatttcggAAAAAACTTAGAAGCAGCTCATACATTGTTTCTATTCTTAGTTATTttcgttaataataataaattatctgggaaaaataacaattttaataaagagaGTTCATACCTCGGGCAAAGGTTTCACTTTTTCGTCAATATGGTAACCACCAATATACTTGTGGCTCTGTGGCAAAGATAAAGCGCTAGAAGTGTCCACATAGGCGTTGGAGAATATCATTGAAACGTTATATCTGAGCTCATCGAGTGTCGGTGCTTTTCTTCCTCGCTTTTCAACAATTGGAGCTAAATAAGTTgagtaaagataaagataaagataaagatactttattttgtaaaacatggtACAAAGCATAGgtgttataatataagtagtatCAACTCATGTTTTGCCTTATGATGGCGTACAAAATTTCAAATGGTTCTTAAGCTAgcttaagatattaaaattgactctatataaaaaaaaaaaaacaatattaaaatatgtaagtaattaaagaaaagactcaaaataaaaacaatcactaaagagaatttaaaataaaaaatatgtgtgtaTCACTCACTTAAAAATTCTTGTATGCTATAGTagcacttatttattaaatacctttttagattggttttaaacattgtatctggcatttgttttattgctttggGTACTTTGTTATAGATTTTGGGCGCCAAACAGAAAACACTTTTATTCTTCAGGGTAGTttttgaacttactatactgaGGCAATCATTTTACAGTATACATTGTCTTGAATTCTGTCTAATATTCTGAAATTAGACATACATTTCGTTATTCTACAGCCATTTCTCATTAAACAgacataacattaaaataaaaaagtggaaAAATTTAAGGCCGCATTGAATAGTATCAGTAGGATGGCTGAAAAGCATTATAATTGAATAGGGTTTCTACACAGTAATTTTCTTCTCCAGACCTCTTTAATTAGGTGCTTGAGACAACGCCAACGTAACTCATAAAATTGATAGCAAATGTACTTACACGTAATTCAAGACTGTAAGTTTCACTTGGTTCCACAGTTCTATAGCTCTCTGTACGAAGTTCAGTGGTGGCGTGTATGTGGTCATGATGTCGACCGTGAACGCAGGGTTCGGCGCCTGATCGATGAACCGCAGGAGTATCCAGTGAATTTCCACCGATGATATCCAAATGAACGGACAGTCGTAAACTGCACCAATTCTAAAATTAAGGATAAGTTACTTTAGTCTgctttaaaaatgaaaacaaaagtaaatatcATCGACATTTACTCTCTGAGATTACATTTAATTCCTAAAAGTTCTCAGTGGACTTATACTTAGAACTTGAATCGGCAGGAATTGCCTTTTTTGACTTACCCAGCAGGGATTTCACTCATCATCCACTCAGCTATGACCAAGTCAAACTTTTCATTGGGGTCACTCAATATCTTCTGCACGTTCTCGTTTAGAATCGTACCCTTAAATATCTCAGTTACCATATAAGTCATGAAGGCTATGTTTAAACTGATGTTGTTTCCATCCATTAATGCTTTTATCGTCAGCAAGTCCTCTGGAATagcataaaaacaataatttgtctAATTCCTAGGCCAAACGACACGTTCATTCAGGACATAAACTAAGCCCAATCATATTTTAGCTGTATACGGTCTAATCACAACATAGGGAATTGCCGAATCTTCAAACTGACCGTATCCTGCACAAATCTGATCTGGCTTCGAAATTTATGTCTCATTGTCAACTTTCATCGTTTCTATATGACGTTCTCGTCATATAAGTCCTAAACCTCTTTAACATATTCCTCTCtagtttagttttttaatcATACACTTTTATTTAATCATCTAACAATGTCTCCTTCATCGATATCCCATGTTCCTACACAAGACCGTCCTAAGGTACACCATGATGTTTGTGTGGCTGATCTCTTCCCAGTGGTGTTGCATTGCCGACCCATcagactatgagagtgaaggaatagtgagtcaAAGCAAATGCATtacaatatgtcctgcgcagctggctgaccCCTTCAAGGAGGACAGCCGCCTTGGTTGACAATCTGGACGTCATTATACTGTCATTTGTGGCTAAACACCGACAGCTGTTGCAGATGGAATTCTACTCAAAAGGACGATGAAAACTTACTCGGCATGAGGTCTATGAGATTGCTGACATCGATCTGACGAAGAGTCGGGGGAGCATTCTTGTACTCAAATGGTGTGATGTATGTTACCTGGAAGAAAAATGAGACACTTCAAtttgaatacctacatatttttttttgttacaaacaaGTTCCTAGGGCATTCCTTACCGCGCATAGATAATCTATGTTATTCTAATACAGAAGCTATAATAATTACGACCAAGTTTCTTCAAATCCTTCGAGAAGTTATGTAAACATAATTTTAGTAGGATTTTCAGGCTCTTATGAAAAGTCAGATACTAGGTGTTTATGATAATTCGACAATTTTATCTTGTTCTGAGTCACCATGGATTTTTGGACAACCAGGAAGTTCTACACAAGGTTAATAGGTATATAgatatcagaaaatatttaggTCAATGTAATAGCTAATTTGCTATGGTATTTCATATCTGATATTATGTTATCTGACTGAAGCGATTAGTAGATAATCtgaataaacatataaatatgaaCCTAATACCTAAATGTTCCATTATCGAACAAATTTAACGTTTAAAAGGGAACTGCTTCCGGCGCGGCGTCTTATTCAAAAGTAGCTTTTTTATTCTGATGAATGCATTAGCATAAAACTGCCAATTTTCATCGAAATCCATGCAGTCGTTTTTGTGCAAAagatgaacaaacaaacaacctaGTTTCCTAGTTTTTTAGAAAGAACTGCTTACCTCATGACCAGCTTTGAGCATGTTCCTCACAATTCCATCTCCTAAATTGGCATGACTCCTGGATGGAAAGGGGTATACCACCAGGATCTTTGATGCATCACCTATAGCCAGCATGATGCTGAACAGCACCCAGCATATTTTCATCTTCTCCATATTCTGGAATTGAAAgttgttgtttaaataaaatatttttaaaaataatctgtatCGTGTAGATCAGATATGAAACATTAGTATCACTCAAAATAATATACACCTATTAAACTGATATATTTAGGCTTAGACCTGAGTTCACCGAAAACATAACgccaattttcttaaaacaactcatcctccgagccttttcccaaactatgttggggtcggcttccagtctaaccggattcagctgagtaccagtgctttacaagaagcgactgcctatctgacctcctcaacccagttacccgggcgacccgataccccttggttagactggtgtcagacttacaggtttctgactacccgtaacgactgccaaggatgttcaatgacagccgggacctacagtttaacgtgccatccgaaacacagtcaccGGTGTCTaacatatacttagaaagtacatacaaacttagaaaagttgcattggtacttgcctgacctggaatcgaacccgcgccctcacactcgagaggttggttctttgtccactaggccaccacgactatctcgactataattttcttaaaacaactgcttaCTATATATTtccacgttcaattttcaactcTTTTAAAATACGTACATGTTATATGTacacaaaaattattattacctacctatacatcACATAGTGATTAATATAAATGGGTGTTTTTCAGAAAACTTGACCCTAGCAAAATCGGCCTGTCCCACacattcaaacatttttattttgatttttttatatggcacGTGTGAAAGTgagtttttgattaatttaggtatatatttcaatgtacaattaaatcaatatgTAGCATAAAAAGtggatagttatttttatatttaaaataaacctaaagaGGACGTATAAATATCGTGTGTCCCATGGCGCTCTTGGAGATTTCTAATACATCTTACTTCTAAAATATTCGTTTTTaggtatgtttaagtttttgaccTTAGTCTCTGTATTtctaaaaacgtatttttaatttttattccataaattacttgttattttaagaaatatcattattttaatgttgtccTACGAAAATCATTGTACCGGAAAATCCGGTTAAGTCACGGTGAATTTGATATCTTATGCAagacaaaatctactaatttgtattttttctgcCTTCCTGGCAACTTTATGATCGTATTAGGATTCCGCCATTGCTGTTTTAAAGTCAGTTGCGACTAAAACTGAGACGAAAGTGTTGGTGTCATCGGCGCGCAGAATTTTTGTTCTGGATAGTGGCAGCatttaaaaggtaaataaagtgttttattaactttataacATTGTATATAACAGAATAAACTTATCTCCATTCGATAAGTATGGCAAAAAACAAGGTAGTTTAACtaaatattagttattttcaattttaaaactttcgTGGGATGAAAACGTCACCTCCTGTGCGTCACGTTACTTACTACCGGAACAAAATCGTGACTATCTTGAATTATAAAGCTTAgtgtataatgaaatattttatggaagtgTCTTGTCCGCGCATGTGTGTAGGTATCAAACGAAAGAGTTTAAAAAACAGTTAATCGGTTTTGTTTTGCATGCATTCGATAATCTTATCTTATCTTATatattatcttcttatatataaaaatcaattgctgttcgttagtctcactaaaactcgagaatggctggaccgatttggttacttttggttttaaaatgtttgtcgagGTCcggggaaggtttaaacgatacgaagtttgttgggtcaacTAATCTtcatcttatatataaaaatgaattgctgttcgttagtctcactaaaactccggaatggctggaccgatttggcttattttggttttaaaatgtttgtagaggtccagggaaggtttaaacgatacaaagttcgcggggtcagctagtctataatataaaaatgaatcgcaaaatgtgttagtaagcgcataactcaacaacgcctagaccaatttggctaattctttttttgttgtgtttgttattgtcaggagaaggttcctatgaaaaaatagggtaaagtagagaagtcagttgacgggagcgaagcggcgggcaaaagctagttggttaggttaggttagcttaaaacttcattattgaaagtttattaaatacatataaataaataatgtgttagTTGTCTTTTTTTTATAGACAATAGGTATTGAACGCTTGGCGGGAGCAACAATTTCAGACGAAAATATTGTcttgttttatactttttttttcaagtaccCAGTTGGGTTTTAGTTCTGAGCTTATTTTTCATGTGGTAAAGAAGTAAAGTtggtatgttttgtttgtacatagGTAGGAACTCGCCATATCATACTAATACAcggaacaaaaaaataagatttaaaaataacgcTTTTCATTATTCCTGGATGCTATAAAtagatttgttttttgtttcagaccAAAGTTCGCTGATCACTGCTAGCAGCTATTATGGTTGTCTATTGTGACGTTGACAAAATCTTAACGTATTTCGATTTAAATCAATGTTACATTAATAATGCTAAGTGGCCCTGGCCTGTGACACATTTCACAATTACTAAAAAGTGTTTCGGATGTCGGCGAAAAATCAACAAAAGCAGAAAACTGCAGCATTTCACATTGCTTATGGATCAAAGTGATATCCGAAAATTACTGCAGTGCTCCATTTTTTGGTGTCCGTTTTGCATGCACTTAATCTATGATCATTTTCCTGAGGACGAGTGTGAGGTTTGCGTGGGAGAAAGTAATTTATAGATAGATAGTTTCATTAAAGGATAATGGCGCTTACGGCAGCAGAGAGAGCAAAAGATATCGGGAAAATTGAAGCTAAATGCTGAAAAATTTGAAGTACAGCGACAAAAACAGTTGGCGAGACTAAAAAGAAATCGGAAAAAGGTAGCCGATCTAacagaagaagaaaaaacaaaacaacgaaAAATATGGAGAGATGAAAAGAGAAAATCGAAACTAAAAAAgtgtaataaagaaaacataaaacctACAAAAGAAcctttgaaaactgaaactCATGTTAGCCAATTACTTCAACGAAGATATAAAAATTTGCGCGCCAATTACAAAAAagctttatataaaatacagaAATTACACAGGATGTTAGAAACCAGTCGCAAACGCTATTATCGCGAAAAATTTATGCATGAAAGAACGAATCGTGAAATAGAGAAGCTTCAAGCTCGACAAGAAGTATTAGAATGTTCTTTGAAAACAGTTTATAAAAACGCAAATACTCAAAAAGAAAAACGactgttaaaaaatattgcacttaATGAGAATGTAAAAGCTAATAAGTCAGTCATGGACGTAACAAAATATCTAGGATTAAAAGCCGGATACggaatacaaaaaagaaactacCAAATTCTAAAATTCAAAACGATATTGAGACATTTTATAACAGGGAAGACATAAGCAGATGTACAGCAGGAAAACATGAAACAAGAACAAGGGGAAAACAAAAGATGCAGATTAGGTATCTAACTGACACATTTGCAAATTTGTacgatatttacaaaaaagaagGAGGAAAGTACAGTTTTACTACATTTTTTAGATACAAGCCGTTTTATATTTTGTCACCCACGATTAGAAATAGAGACACATGCTTATGTATAAAACATAGTaaaatcgaaaatatttttatagcgcttaaaaaaaataatattttatgttacacaAATTTAGAAGAAATAATAACCCAAACAACTTGTAATAAAAGTCGTACAACTGTATGTTTGGTAAGTGTAATAATTGCAAAACTCTTGACCTCCAATATAAGCAAGAAAAAATGGAAGATGATATTACCTGGTTCAAGTGGGAAAGGGTAAgtcatacctatattaaatcTGGTAAAACATTTGTTACCAAAAAAttgcaaaacaacaaaaaaaaggaaTAGTTAAGACCTTAGTTTCTACATTTATAaaagaatttccgttgtttaaATCACATATTTATAATTGGAGGCACCAACAAAGCGAGTACTTAAAATGCATTAATGGATTACACGATAATGAAATAGCCATCTTATGCGACTTCAGTGAGAACTACGAATGTAAACTTGGTACAGAAATACAGGCAATGCATTTTGGTGCTTCTAAAAGTAATATAACTTTACATTGTGGCATGATATACTTCAAAGGTAAATCACAATCATTCGTCACCATATCTAACAACACATGCCATGAACCGAATGCCATCTGGGCACATTTACTACCAGTTCTAAAATTTGCCAAGCAGTTGGATCCAAATATagaaataattcattttttttccgATGGTCCATGTAGCCAATataggcaaaaaaaaaacttttatttaatcaatcttTTTGCAAACAAAACGAAGGCTTGTTATACTTGGTCATTTTCAGAGAGTGGTCATGGTAAGGGTGTAGCAGATGGCATTGGTggagcagttaaacgtcaattGGACAAACATGTAGCTTATGGTAAAGATATAAAAGATGCTGAGCATGCTTACCAACACCTTAACAAAAGCATGCAGtcagtaaaatgttttttaatagcTGATAATGAGATTACCAATATGAAACATCTTATACCAGATAACATTCGGCCTGTCCCGGAAACTATGAAGTTACATCAAATAATGTCAGGAGgtcaaaatacaatattttacaggCAACTGAGTTGCTTTTGCGGTGACCGACGAGGTCTATGTGACTGCCATTCTCCTAAAATACATAAGTTGCTTGAAGTTCTTGAGAATACCTACCATGCATCTGCGTTTCAAACGCATGATCAAAATCTGAATCTTGAAACAGACCAAAGACTGAAAACTGTTGGATTGTCTTCCATTCAAGCTAGTTTCACAGAAGAGGAAGATGTGGTTCAAATTATGAATGCTAATGTGAGTTTAGTTCATagtgaaacaaaaagaaatgatTGTCTTGAACCCATTGAAACTGATGATAGTTCCCATATCAGTGAAATTATTTCTATAGACCCTAGTGTTTTGATTGAACTAACTAATGTAATAGACTTAGAAGCTTTAGATGTATCTACTTTTATACCACAAAATGATATTTTGCATAGTAGTTATGAACAGAATCTTGAAG encodes the following:
- the LOC110376845 gene encoding UDP-glucosyltransferase 2; its protein translation is MEKMKICWVLFSIMLAIGDASKILVVYPFPSRSHANLGDGIVRNMLKAGHEVTYITPFEYKNAPPTLRQIDVSNLIDLMPKDLLTIKALMDGNNISLNIAFMTYMVTEIFKGTILNENVQKILSDPNEKFDLVIAEWMMSEIPAGIGAVYDCPFIWISSVEIHWILLRFIDQAPNPAFTVDIMTTYTPPLNFVQRAIELWNQVKLTVLNYVILDRIQDNVYSTYLAPIVEKRGRKAPTLDELRYNVSMIFSNAYVDTSSALSLPQSHKYIGGYHIDEKVKPLPEDLQKLMDGAKNGVIYFSMGSNLKSADMPDELKASLVEMFGSLPYTVLWKFEEVLPNLPSNIHILKWAPQQSILAHPNLRVFITHGGLLSTTETVHFGVPIIGIPVFADQFINVHRAEIRGFAKRVDLSYTMAGELKKAILEVVTDKRYAEKAKELSVIHHDRPVKPGDELIHWVNHVIRTRGARHLRSPALGVPFYQKMFLDLAVVLTIVLTLAYILLKRAWRYFRSGKSKSSKKNN